AGGctatatcatttttattctcaattttggagtaaaaaaatCCCAATCTGAATGTACATAATtccaattttttattattatatatatacaaaggcAAATTTTTAAAACGATACGTAACACTTCACAAAAACCCTTTTCCTCCCACATGACATTTCACAATGCAAAatagatataataatttcaataaatacaaactgtacatgtatagagtTGCACATTTAAATTCTAACTGAGCTTaacaatatctttatttaaaattatactgaaaattcccattttttgtaaaacaacactAAAATTCCCAAAGTCAAAGCCATGGGCATGAAgtcaaattttataaataaaaccctGGATAATGATGACACAGGGCATTCACTGTGTTTCAGAGCAGAATTCAGACCTTTGAAAATTGCGCAAATGaacataaatttgtaaaaatgcaGAACACTtcataaatgtgttttatttttatttcagcttGCTAAGATCATGGCCAGTGTGCGAAAATATTCAAAGCAATCCAAGCGAGACAGTGGTAAGTActaagtagatgttaataaatCATCATGTGCAGAATTATGTAttcatttgattttgattttagaAGACGATTTATGTTAGCTGTCAACACATACTATATGGCTGTATGCTTGTAAATGTCATAGGTCGGctagtaattaaaacaaaaaatatattaaaatttgctaAAATATTTAGGCGACATTCTATACAAATATCTGCATTGAAATGAGGTAATATATTGGTCTTTGATAAAAGACAAtcatttaaagaattttcaagtttactttaaaaatttactCCTCGTATATTTGTCGTACATTTGTGTATTACTGTTTGACAGGTTTTCAACATAgctaaattaatgttttttttattaatctgaCATACaagtaaatataaacatttattaacaatATACAGTCAAATGTCATTATTTCAACATAATTGTGTTACCTTATTAGCTCAGAATATCATGAAGTCGAAAAATTATAATCGTATGATATAATTTTTACTAAAAATTAGAATGCTTATCTCGAGACATTGATAACTCAAGCTTGTTGGCTCATTAACATCAATACTGTAaaccatttaaaacaaatgaagccATGTAAATTTATAGGCATTCACACCCAACCTCGAATCACGAAAATGTATACACAGGCATTATTGTCATTGCAGATACCAAcagatttttaaattcaaaatctGCATATTGCCACTATGTGCAATGgtttgattttgtgaaaaaattaaGACATCATAATATTATTCTGGTTTACAGTACTTTGCTTTACTGTCTAATTTTACGTTTTATTACTGACATCTGAcaatgactgtaattacatttcaGTGTCGGGTCCTGTAGAGGCAGACCCCGAGTACATGCTGGTTGTCGCGGCCAACAACATGACTGTGGAGATTGACAATGAAATCAGTAAGTAACATGACTGTGGAGATTGACAATGAAATCAGTAAGTAACATTACTGTGGAGATTGACCATGAAATCAGTAAGTAACATGACTGTGGAGATTGACAAAGAAATCAGTAAGTAACATGACTGTGGAGATTGACAATGAAATCAGTAAGTAACATGACTGTGGAGATTGCCAAAGAAATCAGTAAGTAACATGACTGTGGAGATTGCCAAAGAAATCAGTAAGTAACATGACTGTGGAGATTGACAATGAAATCAGTAAGTCTTTGTCGTGCtcgggtgttgttaaacattcattcatttagttcAGACACTACTTGTTCTCACACTACTTGAATGTAGGACAGTGAAGACTGATAATGACAATGAATAATggtgaaacagatattaaaagGCAATgtcatgaacaaaatatattaactaaAGATAAATAGTTTCAATTAAGTGTCTTTTCCAATAGAGGAATGAGAACAGGTGTTGCCACAGACATGTGAGGCAAAGTTTTATACACATGCTTCAATCTCTTTGCATTATATAATTAGCTGTGGAAATATATGACatgcttaaatattaaacatcagACAATACAGGGCTTTAGATAAATTAATAGTTGCTTCTACTTGTGAGTTGTAGTTGTTCTGTTCCTTTCAtatttacacaaatatattttcagatgtAATCCACAAGTTTGCTCGAGATCTGTATTCCAAACGGTTTCCAGAATTAGAATCATTGGTACAGACGCCCATGGAATACATATACACAGTGAaggtattccataaaaaaatatgttttcaaacagCATTACATTAATTAGTAGTAAATTAGCGATATGTACATTGTGCTGGGCTTAAAAACTATTTCGGTTAGTTTAGGGAATGAATGATACATGTAACCCCTGTGCACACTTTATAAACAACATgataaaacaacattaaataataCACTAAATAGAAGATTCTCAAATTATTTATCTAAAGTGGTCTTCTTTACAtttatctgacgccatataaccgtaaataaaatgtgtttagtgcatctgtaaataaaacagttccttccttttttaccggcctcagtggcgtcgtggcaggccatcggtctacaggctggtaggtactgggttcggatcccagtcgaggcatgggatttttaatccagataccaactccaaactctgagtgagtgctccgcaaggctcaatgggtaggtgtaaaccacttgcaccgaccagtgatccataactggttcaacaaaggccatggtttgtgctatcctgcctgtgggaagcgcaaataaaagatcccttgctgctaatcagaaagagtagccaatgtagtggtcatagtgggtttcctctcaaaatctgtgtggtccataaccatgtctgacaccatataaccgtaaataaaatgtgttgagtgcgtcgtttgtAACAGACATCATGCTCTCATGCAAAGTTACTATAATCTCAcactttttgtaaaaataaaaatattttataatcatggtttatattttagtgctgaatggaattatatgcAGGTTTCTGAATTTGTTACCTATGAATAATAATACAGCATACTGAACTTACCCTCTGTTCAATACCAACAATCACTCGCAGGTGCTACCGATGACCGACttgtatggtttaacattaaccgtattaattagtaaaacttgCACTCGCTCGATTTTCATTTTggacaaataacaacaaaaaacttt
The sequence above is drawn from the Gigantopelta aegis isolate Gae_Host unplaced genomic scaffold, Gae_host_genome ctg6970_pilon_pilon, whole genome shotgun sequence genome and encodes:
- the LOC121366749 gene encoding U4/U6 small nuclear ribonucleoprotein Prp31-like; the protein is MSLADELLADLEEGGEDVEQDEDEVQAEIANVEEVTMEMDKQYSSVSCVAKLRDSKELAKIMASVRKYSKQSKRDSVSGPVEADPEYMLVVAANNMTVEIDNEINVIHKFARDLYSKRFPELESLVQTPMEYIYTVK